In the Rhododendron vialii isolate Sample 1 chromosome 2a, ASM3025357v1 genome, GGCCAAACTCGTCGTATTCCGTTTGTCCTCGCCAGGTGGCCGAATGAGAATGGTGCCACGTGGCCGATCCGATCTTCTCCGTACTAAGCCAGCTGCGGTTTGGTGCAGTCTTTGGCACAACCCGAGTCAGTCCTCCAACCCAGATATCTTCCAAATGGGTGAAGGACCCGCGGGGCCCTTATTCTCGCCTTGGGCCTACGGGCCTAGCGGGATTTGGGTTCGAGAGACCCCATGACCTATTTATGTATTAATCCGGCCTACTACAAGTTCATGTTTATTTTGTGCTCTTCTAACTTAGCGGAAAATCGATGTTCATTTTGGTGGAAGTGAgatgataaatttttttagaatgcTTGGGGGACCTTGCTTTGCTTATTTTTAATCCTCGGGGTCATTCGGCTGTTTACTTTCTTCCTTGTTGGATTGTTTTTCCGCGCATTGAGTACTATTTGTGCAATCAGTTGGGGCGCGGCTGATGAATATTTCTTGTTTGTAACCCCAAATCGACCCGACCCCGAAGTTATAGTGGGGTTCAGTGGCAACACCAGTACTAAAGGGAGCAAAGGTTAAATTAGGTCTTCGATTATGCCTTACTAGCCTTGCCCAATTCTTTATAATATTCCACGATGCGTTTACACGAGTTCTTGTTCTTATTCTCCAAGTAATGTACTCAATGTTTGCTGTTAAAACTGAAAAGGAAATGGGGTTCCTTTGCTCATATTTATTTATAGAAGTTTTGGTAAAACCATGCCCATTTATTCGGCCACCAAAAACAGGGAAGGAGCAAGTCAACGGGGTCTTCGCCactgcaccaaaacggtgacaTTTTGTATGAGCGGGGATTGGTGTGGGTCGTGCGGCGGGGGTAACAACGCTGGAATTTTGAAGGCATAGGTCGAGGAAATTCGGAAATTTTCCAAACATGCCTGATAGATGACTTTTGGTTTTTGACTTTAGTTGAATTGAATGTAAAGTGTCAAGTCTGGACATTCCCACCAAGCTCTAAAACAAGTCTACAAAAAGAGACTttgattttttacattttagacTTACTTCACAATGGAGATGAGTCTCCActgttatttttcatttttccacgataataacttttatatttttaaattaattatcaTAAAACTAGTGATAATTAGAAGATATTCACTGGACCTTTTAAAAAATCCATATTACTGATGTACGTGGAAAAAATCCACGTAAACTGGTCAATGCTCTCTCAGACCAGCATTGAATAAACTCACTGGAACCCTAATACTGCAAGACAAGAAACAATGAGAAACATGCCCCTCCTCTGGTCGGCAGCCCTCCGATGGTTATctcgaaataattttttaattttcttcatACCGTTCTAAAGTTATCCATAGAAAGTAGTAGTACATGaattggggtatttttgggaaaGTTGGGGTGCAGGGATTGTGACGTTACGTAGATAAAGGGCGATTAATAACACGGCATGAAAGATGGAGGGGTTTTGTATAATTTACCCTAATCTTGATACGAGAATAACTAGGGCAATAAAGTATAAAGAGTTGTACactcataaatttttaataCTACTAGGTTTTGGTCCCAAACTGAGCAAAAGCACCATCCATGGCAATCGAAAGAAACCCGATACGTCGAAAACCTGATTGGGCCGAAGATTCAAAGCCATTGCCAAATCTCCCTCAAGAAATTATTGTCGAAATACTCTCGAGACTTTCCGTCAAGTCTCTATTGCGATTCACGTGCGCTTGCAAATCATGGCGTTCTTTGATCTCTCATCCGAAATTCGCAAAAACCCATCTAAGTGTAGCATCGTTAAACACCGATTATACCCACGATAGACTCCTCCTAAGGAATAAAGGATATTACCATCCCGATCTCAACTCATGTTCTATTTCTGCTATTATGTATGAGCAATCTGCTACTGCTGTTAGTCTTGATTGCCCTTTTGTTGGATCTCCTGATTCGATTTCGATTGTGGGTTCCTGCAATGGATTGGTGTGCATCACTATTCACAAGTCAACGATAATTCTATGGAACCCATCTACGAGGAAAGCCAAGAAATTGCCCGAAATTGGAATGCAGCTCAATGAGCTCACAGATTCCGAGCACGCTTTTTCGCCTATGTGGCTTCATGTTTATGGATTTGGTTATGACGAGTCTATTGATGATTACAAGGTGGTGGTAGTTTTCCATGTTAGATTTAAATATATGCAAAGTCAAAATAGAGTGGCGGTGTATACGTCAAGGACTGATTCTTGGAGGAGGATTGGAGACTGTCCTCATTGTCTTGATAGGACTTGTTTAGGGAAATTTGCGAGTGGGGCACTCCATTGGATTCCGATTGTCCGGTCCAAGGACATTATTGTCTCTCTTGATTTGGCTAGAGAGACATTTGGGGAGGTTTCACAACCTGATTATGTTGATTCTTGTCGTAACTTGACAATGGATGTTGTAGGTGGATGCCTCTATACGCTCTACAATTCTAATAGATTGGGTGTTGAGCTATGGGTGATGAAGGAATATGGTATAAGAGAGTCTTGGACCAAGTTGGTTGCGATTCATGATAAGACACATTCATTGTATGGTCAGCTTTTCAAACCATTGTTCATTTTGAAGAATGGCGACATTTTAATGGCTGTTAGGGGGCATTTAGTTCAGTACAATCCGAAAGatggaagttttttttatcgaacggttgaCAAGTGTTTCCTATCTTTTCGTGCTTATCCCTATATTGGGAGTCTAGTTTCACCCGACACTGATGCAGACAATAGAGTTTAGTGACAACGCCAACGTTGAAGGGGATGAAGGTAAAATTTGATGTTTTATTGTCTCTTACCACACTTTTCCAACTTTAAATAGAGTCATAGTTTTTCGTATTTACCGTTTTTCATCACTCATTGATGTATTCTGTGTAGATGATACAAGCAACTaagtgtttttattattttttctcatgATACAAGCAATAAAGCAGATAGTAAACTCCATACCCTcagtaaaaaaatatggttttAAAGACCAGCTatgagtacatatatacatgaggTACGTATGTCTTTCGGATCCGTCTCggatttacaaaaataactcaTTTTATCCAGAATACATtatttatgaccggtcataaaaGATCGGTGTATTTATGACCAGTCATAAATAGTGTATCCGGGTCATATCCggataaaatttctttgtacGTAACATGTTCCTATGGAGTTTATAGCCTTAATAGGATAGTGATGTTCTTTGGTGAATACTAGTAAATTTTTACGATAAAAATAGTCATGGGTAGGTGTGCTGATCAGAAATTGTAATTTTGAGTACGTATTTGTTACAAGAGGTAACTTAGagtgaaattttgtttttgacgggtgaaatgaaaaaaaatgtacgCACAAAAGTTCCTTGCACAAGGATCGGACTGGGTCTAGTGAGAAGctgcttcctttttttttatccccccATTTTATCCCCCCATGGTGAAAAGCAAGTTGCCATTAGATTTGACCACCTCGTGCACTGACATTCGAAAACTGTATGCACTGTCATGTCCAAATATCACACTGTTTATATccaattttggccaaaattaaaagaagaatgGGAGATGACATGTGGGGATCTGGATTTCGTTTGATACGCATCATTGGGACATTTAGTCCAAGTTTGAACTCAATAGAATGAAATGGGTCTCCATTAGGTTTCCGAATTGGGCTtaattaatgcccaaaatttcatttaaaagcATGTCAGGCCTTACATAAAAAGTCCACAACAAGGGGCTaagtttcattttttgaaaagaagctCAGATAAAAATTCCATGGATTTTATCCATGGACAAGTTTAGGTGAGGCCCAAGTGTCGGTCAAGGCAAGCCAAGCCTTTAAGTAGGTCCAAATCAGTTAAAGGCCCAAGTGTGGGCCTAAGTAAAAAGAGGAGAATGGGGAGGCCCAAAGTTATTCTCCAACCGGCAGGAAGGAAGGCATGACTGACACATGAAGGCCATGCAGGCCTCCAGATCAGCTCCCGTAGGCCATAAGCGGCTCTCCAAGGAGCTTACTCAGGCCTAGAGAGACAGCTTAAGCCTAAGCCAACCAAAAAGGAAGGATCAAGTCCCAAGGGACTCCTTTTTTCAGAATCTTCATAAACGAGGAATTTATTTTTAAGTGGATTGGGACCCACAAGCAAGGGATAAAAGCTAGCAAAAGTAGCTTTTTCCTTTGGTTTTGGCCAAAGTATTTCGGCCTTTAATGTTGGATGGCCAAAGAAATGACCCTTGGCGACATTTGGGGCTTGAGGAGGAGCTCCAAGCAGCTCAAAGTATCTAGAAGCATCTCTTTAACGGCAGCTTGAAGTGCTTTTTCAGCAAGATATCATGGATGGAAGAAGCTCAAAGGTCTAGGGATCATGCAGCCGATTTCTTGGAGTAAAGAGCAAAATAGGGGACATGCACGTTTTGGACTCGTATTGGGTtttcaaaatgatttgtttagggttcttgtaaaaaataaacacaatctAATATTAGAAAAAATGAATACAAAATatctaactttgcttcataATCTAGATTATGAAGAAAAGTTGAACAAAATAAGTGGTTTCAGATCAATGTTTTGAGACCCGAGATGGGTCAAGAATACGTATGTATTTGTGATGTATGTACCTTTGTATATGTACCTCTAGCAAAGCTAGTTTTAAAAACTAGCTATGAGTACACACATGGGGtacataccaaaaaaaatcctcaaCGCAACGGTTAGTTGTAATATCCTCTCACATGATTTGGACCTCATATATGTGTAGGTTCCACACTATGTGAGAGAGATATTACAAATAATTGTGGACAAGCACTCTGAGGGCTTTATGATCAAATGCAAACATCCTAAAGTTTAGGATGTACAAGGCACTTTAGGATGTTTGAGTTTAGGATGTACAAGGCACTTTAGGATGTTTGCATTTGATCATAAAGCCTGCAAAACACTCTAGGATGTTTGCATTTGATCATAAAGCCCTCCTAGTGTTTGTCCATAGCTAACTCCGATCCACCAGCTGCATCAGAACGACAATATCCTTTTTAAATCAATCTTCAAAACCTAAAGAAACATGAATCAATGGCTGAGGTATCCAAATTAAAAAGACAAGACAAATTAACAGAGGTAGATCACACAGAAATTCTCACCCAAATCGGGATTGAAGTTCACAAGCATAACTTTAATTTCTAATCCAGTTGAAATCCATATGCCTTCAAAAAGGTTTGAGTGAAAATTTCCCCCTTCATCGATATATTGAATGGCCTTCGAGATGCCCTGCCCAACAATCACTTTTATTGGTTACAAAACAAGATTGAAATAAATGTTGTAAACAAAAACTAATTGAAAACTTGTTGATAGTTACTCTTCAACTCCAAGTATATTGTTTTATCCTTGTTGAGGGTCCACATACGTGTTTCACCAACTCCTTGGTCCAACCATTCTTGAATACCATGGGATGGGATGGGAGGTGCTCAACCATTACTTGATTGTCGATATACTCCACTTCTATGCTCCTATTCAAGGAATCTTGGAATTGAAGGATGGTCAAAAGCAGTCATCAACTTGCTCGTCTTTTCGGCTTTCCCATTCGTTTGGAACATGCGAGAAAAGTCACGTCTATAGATATCTTTGTGCTCCACTTGTTAGAACCGTACCACATGCTATCAAACATCGACCAAGGTACACGCTCCACAACATTAGTGGAACAAAGAATGGGAATAGACCGCACGGGTTGCTCCATAGAGACTGTTAAtacacacataaaaaaaaattgtgaacaatCATTTCACAAAAGACCCACACCCAAGGCGTCTACCACAACAAATTCCCTATCAGCAAAAGGGACACAAGAACTTGAAATTCATTGATTGCCTTACTGCGAGTGGTTTAGTTGGAAAGTAATGGAGGGAgaactagaggtgtcaaacgtgtgtgccgtgccgtgccgtgtcattcaacttccgtgccaaccgtgctttgtaccgtgcccgtttacttaaatcgtatcgtgtcgtgccgtgccatttttaatcgtgtcgtgtcgtgcccatttacttaaattgtgtcgtgtcgtgccgcgctgtttttcaatcgtgtcgtttTGGGCCGGGCCTATTTACTTAAATCATGTTGTGCCATGCCAGCCCGTTTTTAAATCATGTcttgtcgtgccgtgccgggcccatttacttaaatcgtgtagtgtcgtgccgtgctcgcctgttttttaatcgtgtcgtaCCGTGCTGGCCCGTTTACTTGATCGTGTCGtttcgtgccatttttcaatcgtgtcgtgcttcGTGCAATGCCTGTTTTACTTGGTCGTGGcgtttttaatcgtgtcgtgcccgttTAGAGGTGTTAAACAGGTCATGCTTtcattcgtgcaaaaaatgaagtagatTGGTTATCATATATACTTGAtcacacataacaaaaaattcctattaatgaatctacaTCCCGATGAATGGGCTTCCAAAACCTAATAGACCCGAAAATTTgcgagagtgattaaaacactatgaataaaaaaatgaacggtatggatcgtcataactgtgtcgcaatcgtgtggctaCCATACATTGGACTATAGCGGAATACATTGGTTTAGAACCAAATAAGTTAGTTatatagatttgaaaggtagctgcagactcattttttcgaatgctcgatctaaaccgttactaTTTAAGATCTTgttaaatttatcattctcccctAAATAGGTGAGAATCGGATGTCGGAAACCAcatgatcggaacacattcggtgcttccaAAGGCaataaagtcctataatgcaccacttgaGGGTCGCCAgagctgttttttgaaaatttgaaccgtctaccttttatgtgggagtgattatatcattcgtgcaagaaataaagtaaattggttatcgttatatacttgatcgcacataacaaaaaatctCCTATTAATGAATTTACgtcccgatgaaagggcttccaaaacccgatagacccgaaaaatttgtgagagtgattaaaacaccaagaacaacaaaatgaacggtatggatcgtcacAATTGTGTTGCAATTGTTTGGCTACTGTACAAGATGCCCGTTTTTATAGAataaaattatataatatatagtaGTTGTTCCAATTAAAAGCACAACAAGATTTTTGGCCTTGGTGGTTTGATATGTGTGTTAAGTCCTCAAGGACTTGGGTTCGAACCccatagagattatttttttataactaattttgtttcttatttattATTAGTTGTTCCAAGTAAAAACATAACATGACTAGTGGCCTTGGTG is a window encoding:
- the LOC131318058 gene encoding F-box/kelch-repeat protein At3g23880-like → MAIERNPIRRKPDWAEDSKPLPNLPQEIIVEILSRLSVKSLLRFTCACKSWRSLISHPKFAKTHLSVASLNTDYTHDRLLLRNKGYYHPDLNSCSISAIMYEQSATAVSLDCPFVGSPDSISIVGSCNGLVCITIHKSTIILWNPSTRKAKKLPEIGMQLNELTDSEHAFSPMWLHVYGFGYDESIDDYKVVVVFHVRFKYMQSQNRVAVYTSRTDSWRRIGDCPHCLDRTCLGKFASGALHWIPIVRSKDIIVSLDLARETFGEVSQPDYVDSCRNLTMDVVGGCLYTLYNSNRLGVELWVMKEYGIRESWTKLVAIHDKTHSLYGQLFKPLFILKNGDILMAVRGHLVQYNPKDGSFFYRTVDKCFLSFRAYPYIGSLVSPDTDADNRV